From one Oncorhynchus keta strain PuntledgeMale-10-30-2019 chromosome 30, Oket_V2, whole genome shotgun sequence genomic stretch:
- the LOC118373147 gene encoding cocaine- and amphetamine-regulated transcript protein-like, which yields MASILLLFLAASCCACLCLADGDTSLEFETRALEFPHKSQEEKDLIEALQEVLEKLKNKQMPLSEKKLGWLPSCDAGEQCAVRKGARVGTLCGCPRGTTCNFYVLKCL from the exons ATGGCCAGCATTCTACTGCTTTTCCTCGCCGCCTCCTGCTGCGCATGTCTCTGTCTCGCTGACGGCGACACCTCGTTGGAGTTTGAGACTCGCGCTCTAGAGTTCCCCCACAAATCACAAGAAGAGAAGGATCTG ATTGAAGCTTTGCAAGAAGTTCTGGAGAAACTGAAGAACAAACAGATGCCGTTATCAGAAAAGAAGCTCGGCTGGCTGCCGTCG TGTGACGCTGGCGAGCAGTGCGCTGTTCGCAAGGGTGCGCGTGTCGGAACGCTGTGCGGATGTCCGCGTGGGACGACCTGCAACTTCTACGTCCTCAAGTGTTtgtaa